Proteins encoded together in one Asterias rubens chromosome 4, eAstRub1.3, whole genome shotgun sequence window:
- the LOC117288849 gene encoding galanin receptor type 2-like, with amino-acid sequence MDNGTNEVTVAPDIGATYVDKVLPIIYAFIGVFGMIGNGLVCVTFLIKRRTFGSVTNLLILNQSMIDLIDSFLFLILRFGPQFPERGDGDVVTELACRLWFSEYIMWSLFIASTVNLLFVSLERYFAICHAVRHRSLVTTRRANIARLLAWIIGFSYQSYWAALHKVTYGQCYAVWPSPAAQAVGGTVFFCCEYLIPLSIMTFSYANIINTLRSRRKRDNANVNTFQRAKRNVTFTLCFVFVSYTVCWTPTEFAYLLYNMGKDYDFSSSMHFTFTVFVLLNMCINPLIYLFKYKRFQGELRKLFCRCVRSNKVGGAVITVAPVVSTANVAGISKGPWGV; translated from the coding sequence ATGGATAACGGCACCAATGAGGTTACTGTTGCGCCGGACATTGGCGCGACTTATGTCGACAAGGTTCTCCCCATAATCTACGCGTTCATCGGTGTGTTTGGGATGATCGGCAACGGGCTTGTTTGCGTCACCTTCTTGATCAAACGCCGCACCTTTGGGTCGGTCACCAATCTTCTAATTCTGAACCAGTCCATGATCGACCTGATCGACTCCTTTCTGTTTCTGATACTGCGATTCGGGCCCCAATTCCCCGAGAGAGGAGACGGTGATGTTGTGACCGAGCTGGCGTGTCGATTGTGGTTCTCCGAGTACATTATGTGGTCCCTGTTCATCGCGTCCACTGTAAACCTCCTCTTCGTCTCGTTGGAGAGGTACTTCGCGATTTGCCACGCCGTCAGACACCGGTCGTTGGTCACGACTCGTCGGGCTAACATAGCCCGTCTACTGGCCTGGATCATCGGCTTCAGTTACCAGTCGTACTGGGCGGCCTTAcataaagtcacctatggtcaATGCTACGCTGTTTGGCCGAGCCCAGCTGCCCAAGCCGTTGGAGGCACGGTGTTCTTCTGTTGCGAGTACTTGATTCCGCTCAGCATCATGACGTTCAGTTACGCCAACATCATTAATACGTTACGATCGAGAAGAAAGCGAGATAACGCCAACGTAAACACATTCCAACGGGCCAAACGTAACGTCACCTTCAcgctgtgttttgtgtttgtgtcgTATACGGTCTGCTGGACACCAACTGAGTTTGCTTATCTTTTGTACAACATGGGGAAGGACTACGATTTCAGCAGCTCGATGCATTTCACTTTCACTGTGTTCGTTCTTCTGAATATGTGTATCAATCCACTGATATATTTGTTTAAGTATAAAAGGTTCCAGGGTGAGTTGAGGAAGCTATTTTGCCGCTGTGTCCGGAGTAATAAAGTTGGTGGAGCCGTGATCACAGTGGCCCCGGTAGTTTCAACAGCTAATGTAGCCGGTATATCAAAGGGCCCATGGGGTGTGTAA